CGGAGGCCCTGAGGGTGCCACCTCCCCAGGGCGCCCAGCCCTGCATTTCACCTTGGGGCGTCCTCGCAGAGGGCATGTGCcgctccagcagctgctccgGGGCATTCGGGGACGTGGGCTCCTTGCCCAAGCTCCATCCCTCACTGAATCATCCTCTCCCAGAGAGGAAACCCTGGAGGACACAGATGTaggagggcaggctggggctggcagccacCGAGGCCATCCCCTGACAATGCAAGATGTGTCCacagcccctctcctgcctgcaagcaggcagctggggaaacCCCCCACCCTGGCCCTGTGCCGGGAAGGGACCCCCACACCCTGTGAGAGGTGCATGCACCGTGTGGCAGCCccactccctgctcctcacccacCTCTTAGCAGCCATCCAGCTCCCATGCGCCGAGGGATgcccagcagggcaggctgACTCCATGCATCCACAACAGCATCTCTCACACCTGGATGGACAGAAactctccctccccccagtgTCCACCTTCAGCCAGgtgccagctcctgcctccagctcatGGCCGCCGTCAGTGGGTTTTTGTACATAAATAGAGCTTCCGAATTTAAAtagattcttttccttttttctgtacAATATGTCTCAAAAGTGTGTGAAAAGCCAAAGGAATGGCTGAGCCCGGGCCTGGCCCAGCTCTGCTTGTCCAGGAGGTAGTTTTGCCTCAATCTTGTAACACTGCTGCCAGGGGGTGGGAGAAGGGGCCAGAGGGGAGGAGGGTCCCACTGGCAGGACCCCCCACCCTGGCCCCTACACAGAGCTCTCGTCCAGCTTCTCCACCAGCTGTGTGTGTTTCCGCTTCTCCAGGATCTTGCTGAGCTCCTCGGTGAAGGACGCACTGTAGAGCGGCGATGCCAGtggctcctcctgctgctgcagcagcatgtAGCTGTTGCCATTCATCTTGCGGAGGACGTTGGGTAGAGCCCCCATGCCATTGGTGAGCTCagccggcagcggcggcggcggtgggggcacagcagctggcagctccTTGACCGGGGAGGTGGCAGCCGTGGGTGCCTCACCGGGGATGATCCGCAGGCAGCCATCGGGGTAGGCgagctcttcctcctcctcctcctcctcctcctcctcctggtggctCTTACGCAGGCAGTTGGCTGAGACAGTCTGCAGCTCCACGCTGCTTGACCGCGGCTCCCCCAGGACATACTTGCCCTTGCGCTTCTCCAGGCAGGACATGTAGAGGAGGATGGCGCTGAGCACAGTGCACAGCACCACCAAGGTGACAATGGCAGAGATGTAAGCCACCTTCGTGTCACCAGACACCTGGCTGGCAGCGTAGGGccgtggggcagctgtggggccGCGGGGCAGCTCCGGCAGCACAGTGAGGGTGTAGGCGGCCAGCAGCGTCCGGAGACCCCGCTCCTCCCCATAGCAGCGGTACTCGCCGGTGTGCTGGGGCAGCGTGTCCGTCACGAGCAGCCCATCCACCCCCATGCGCAGCCGGTCCTGCCCCGTGCCCAGCACCTCGCTGCCATTCAGCAGCCAGACAGCTCGTGCCAGGTTGGAGCGCTGGTCGCAGGGCAGCAGCACGTCGTCCCCCTGCAGCACCGTCCGGTTCTTCCACAGCAGGGATCCTGCGGGGACACGCACTGCCTTGCACCCCTCCCAGCCACCCTAAGGGATGCCAGACACCGGCATCCCCTGTGGTCTTGAGGGGCAGCACAGACTCACCCCGCCCGGAGCTGCTCCGGCACCCCTTGTTGCCGTTCTGAATGTCCTGCACCAGCCCTGTGCTGCAAGATGTGGGGGGACTTCAGCTGTACAGCCCCAGCTGACCCACCATTACAGGGTCACAGCCATCAGCAGACCCGCCACTGGGTGCCAGATCCTTGGAGGTGGCACTGGGGTGACTATTCCACGGGGTGATGTGCAacagcaggggctgggcaggtgGAAGGCTCATGGGGAGCCCATCCCTACCTGTCTGCTGTGGCAGTGACGCGGCAGGCCCTGCCGTCCCAGGCACAGTAGGGGTCCCGGGCGAGGATGCAGTCGTAGCAGGAGGCGTATCTGGCGCAGGAGGCCAAGGGCACCTGCAGGATCCCGCTGGCTGCCCCCACATACAGGCTCCTCTGGGGGGAAAGGGCTGGCTTAGCACTGTCCTTGGCACAGTGCAGCTGGCTGTGGGGTGCCCCATGGTGCCCAGAGatcccagccagccccacagcaaaGCTCTCCCACGATGGGGGTGCATGGGGAAGGGCCCCAGCTCTGGTCAGTGCTGACAGCTGCCGATAGCGCCTGGCAAGGAGGCGGGGGCCAGGCTGGTCCCTTTCccctgctgggctctggcatGTATCCTGAGCTGCGGTGAGCCAGGAATCATGTGTCCCCCCCGTCGCCCAAAGAGCCCAATGGCAGCTTCACAGCACAAACGTGCCCCATGTATGCTGTCCCCCCGCTTCTTCCACCCCTCACCTGGACATGGGATATCACCaggctctccacaggctgcGGGTCCCTGAACACCTGCACTTCCTCCACGATGTGTATGCTGGAGCCCACCACCACAGCCTTGTGGATCCAGCCATCCcctggagagcagagcagggtgtcAGGAGGGAGTACAGGGTGTCCCCCCTGCTCAGAAGAGACCTGGAAAACTCCTCATCCCATGCTCACCCGTCCCCATGAAGAGTACATCATAGGAGCGGCCGTCCAGGGCCAGCACCCTGTCCACGGCCAGCCGGCTGTATGCCACGCTTTTCTTCACCAGCAGTGGCTTCTCGTCAACCGGATTCACCTCCTCGAACATGAGCGGGTGCAGCTTGATGAAGTCCAGGACACTGTTGGGCAGGTCCTGGGAGGAGTTGTAGCCCTTCTTGCGGGAGTCGTCCGTGATGCACTGCCCAGGAGAGTCAGGGGTCAGGGGGGGAATGTGGCTGCCCTGCGACCCCCCGACCCATGCCCTTGCACACTCACGGAGCCGGGCCGGGGCTCGGGCACCGCACCGTTGTAGAGGGACCACTTGCGCGCTGAATCCTGGTATTCCATGTAGGAACCCTCAAAGGCACTCTGCACCTCTGTGATGTTGTAGCGGCACACAGCTGAGGCCTCCATGGTCCTCCTGGGGGGCAAAGCCCTACCTGAGCCCAGGCAGACACACAGGTGCTCCCCACCAACACACCCCCAGGTGCTCAGCACCTGCCTGCACATCCCCTCAAGCATCTCTGGTCCCCCCAGCACCACAGACTTTTAGCCCCAGCCATTTTGGCTGCTATCCCACTCACCACTGCACTGAGAGGGTGAAGGCGGCGTAGAAGACAGTGCTGGTCCAGCCGCCCCCGTCCAGGCTGCAGACACTGCGCAGCACCTCGTAGTAGGGGATGTAGCAGACCAGGCGCGCCTTCATGAAGGACGTCCACTTACGCTGCAGGATCTTCTTCCCCCCCACATCGCTCTAGGAGGGTGCAGGGAGCATTTctggtgggggtgtgtgtcccCCTCtgcccgtgcctcagtttcccccaaGATGCAGCATGCAGCCCtggtgctgggaggagcagcGTTTGCTCCCTGTGGCTGGGGACATGCCTACCTTGCAGACACGGGCCACCCGGGCCACTCGGGCCACCTGGCTCTTGTCAAAGGATGTGGTCTCCTCAGCTGCCCGCTCCATGAAGAAGTAGTAGATTTTGTCATCATCACCTACATGGCTGTCCTTGCTCTCCCGGACCAGCACGGAGGCCACAAACTCAGCATCTGGGGGATGTGGAGTGAGAGGTAGAAATTGGGCACCCACCACAGGATGGCGGATCCCTCCCTGCCTTGGTTTCCTCTCTTGGCAAACCATGCGGGACCCCAGggccaccccccacccctgctccaCACTCCCCGAGCCTATGCATGGCATCCCACGGCCCATGACTCCAGCCCCAGAGGGAACAGGGACATCTCACCATTGAGCCAGTGCAGCGGGGACTCCTCCGTCTTCAGCAGCCGCTGGTGCAGGTTCCTCCGGATGTCGGGGAGGCTCCGAAACTCATAGCGCGTGGCCGTGTACAAGCCACCgtctgggcagggcaggcaccCGTCAGCATGGCCCTGCACTCCGGGGACAGCCCCAAAAGCCACCAGCATCCCCAtgccccaggcagaggaggaggaggaccaAGTCCTGGCTAGCTAAGGCCCCTGGATGCAGAGCCCACCCAGCTGGGGACCCACAGTGGTGGCACTGGGGATGGGGTCAGGGTCGATGGCATCCCACATGCCCCCACCAGCCCTGGGAAAGGTGCTGCTTACCCACGATAAGGCCGGTGTAGCCACGGGCAGGGTCATATGGGCACTTCTCTTTGCCTTCCTCAAAGTGGGATGGTAATGTGAACCTGTTGGCATCCTTGAGGGGGACAGAGGACTGGCTTAGACAGGAGGGGACGTGTCTAAGagcctgccagccccaggctcTTTGTGGAGGCTGCTAGAGGGGATGAAGCAATGCCCATGGATATGCCCTTCTCTGAGCAAGACAAACCCTCCCAGCATCCTCCAGCTGGTCAGAAACCATATGGGCAGCCAGAACCCCCAGCCAAGAGCAAGGAGAGGGCTCAGGGGGGAAAGGAAGTCCTGGCACCCCACTTTGTCATCGTGTGGGCACCGGGCAGGACCTGGCCAGCACAGCTTATGTTCCTGGGCTGTGCCTGGCCAGCAGATGCTGCACAGCCAGGCTTGGTCCCCCCAGGTGACTTCCTCATCATGGCAGGAGTTATTTTCTTTGAGGTTTGTAGTTCAAAGTGTGTCAAATAATGATGGGGCCCCTTCCAGCTCAgcggctcctctgcctgactccCAGGGCGTGCAATGGCCAAACCGGACCAGCGGCACGGCTGTGGGAATGGGCACAGCCCCTCCAGGGCTCCCTGGCCATGCTGGGGACACAGCCCCAGGCCCCTTTGCCCCCAGCTCAGGGAATGAGGTGGGCAAAGGGCAGCTGAGTCACCAAGGAGCCACCGCGTGGCGGTGAAAGTCCCACTGTCAGGGGACATGGCTGCCCCCAGCCACTCTGCCATGAGTCACAGCCATGCAGGGACCACGGCCTGGCCCAGGAAATCCctggggaggagctgctgagTCAGCCCTGTCACCAGCACCCTCCATGGGCACACTTGCCACCAGCCAGTCTGCAGCCCCTGCTTTGAAAAGGGACCCTGCaacagcaggggctggggaccAGCTCCAGTGTTGGCACGTCCCACCCTGCCGTCCCTGCTAAGCCCATGTGTCCCCCACGTGGCACCGACCCACCCCAGCCATCTCGCTATGGGGTCAGAGTCTATCCCCACTGTCAGGGTGGGGACTTTGGGTGTCTGAGTCATGGTGGCTGCATCCCCAGAATGACCCACCCCAGCCTGGGGGTCACTCACCTCCCCCTgagctggggaggagctgggaCAGGGGCAGAAAGGGAGTGGGGCTGCGGGTGGACATGGTGGAGAGGAC
The genomic region above belongs to Phalacrocorax aristotelis chromosome 12, bGulAri2.1, whole genome shotgun sequence and contains:
- the SEMA4G gene encoding semaphorin-4G isoform X1, which produces MSRGTAHLLTALFVAATVAMGYSSQRSATDLDATPRTTVTFDELSGVRRFSMHTLNYSTLLLEDNQGILYVGARGAIFALNSSDVADGSHRTIHWEASPEKQMDCLQKGKNNKTECFNHVRFLQRLNSTHLYACGTYAFHPLCATIDANRFTLPSHFEEGKEKCPYDPARGYTGLIVDGGLYTATRYEFRSLPDIRRNLHQRLLKTEESPLHWLNDAEFVASVLVRESKDSHVGDDDKIYYFFMERAAEETTSFDKSQVARVARVARVCKSDVGGKKILQRKWTSFMKARLVCYIPYYEVLRSVCSLDGGGWTSTVFYAAFTLSVQWRTMEASAVCRYNITEVQSAFEGSYMEYQDSARKWSLYNGAVPEPRPGSCITDDSRKKGYNSSQDLPNSVLDFIKLHPLMFEEVNPVDEKPLLVKKSVAYSRLAVDRVLALDGRSYDVLFMGTGDGWIHKAVVVGSSIHIVEEVQVFRDPQPVESLVISHVQRSLYVGAASGILQVPLASCARYASCYDCILARDPYCAWDGRACRVTATADSTGLVQDIQNGNKGCRSSSGRVRVPAGSLLWKNRTVLQGDDVLLPCDQRSNLARAVWLLNGSEVLGTGQDRLRMGVDGLLVTDTLPQHTGEYRCYGEERGLRTLLAAYTLTVLPELPRGPTAAPRPYAASQVSGDTKVAYISAIVTLVVLCTVLSAILLYMSCLEKRKGKYVLGEPRSSSVELQTVSANCLRKSHQEEEEEEEEEEELAYPDGCLRIIPGEAPTAATSPVKELPAAVPPPPPPLPAELTNGMGALPNVLRKMNGNSYMLLQQQEEPLASPLYSASFTEELSKILEKRKHTQLVEKLDESSV
- the SEMA4G gene encoding semaphorin-4G isoform X2, which gives rise to MSRGTAHLLTALFVAATVAMGYSSQRSATDLDATPRTTVTFDELSGVRRFSMHTLNYSTLLLEDNQGILYVGARGAIFALNSSDVADGSHRTIHWEASPEKQMDCLQKGKNNKTECFNHVRFLQRLNSTHLYACGTYAFHPLCATIDANRFTLPSHFEEGKEKCPYDPARGYTGLIVDGGLYTATRYEFRSLPDIRRNLHQRLLKTEESPLHWLNDAEFVASVLVRESKDSHVGDDDKIYYFFMERAAEETTSFDKSQVARVARVARVCKSDVGGKKILQRKWTSFMKARLVCYIPYYEVLRSVCSLDGGGWTSTVFYAAFTLSVQWRTMEASAVCRYNITEVQSAFEGSYMEYQDSARKWSLYNGAVPEPRPGSCITDDSRKKGYNSSQDLPNSVLDFIKLHPLMFEEVNPVDEKPLLVKKSVAYSRLAVDRVLALDGRSYDVLFMGTGDGWIHKAVVVGSSIHIVEEVQVFRDPQPVESLVISHVQRSLYVGAASGILQVPLASCARYASCYDCILARDPYCAWDGRACRVTATADSTGLVQDIQNGNKGCRSSSGRGSLLWKNRTVLQGDDVLLPCDQRSNLARAVWLLNGSEVLGTGQDRLRMGVDGLLVTDTLPQHTGEYRCYGEERGLRTLLAAYTLTVLPELPRGPTAAPRPYAASQVSGDTKVAYISAIVTLVVLCTVLSAILLYMSCLEKRKGKYVLGEPRSSSVELQTVSANCLRKSHQEEEEEEEEEEELAYPDGCLRIIPGEAPTAATSPVKELPAAVPPPPPPLPAELTNGMGALPNVLRKMNGNSYMLLQQQEEPLASPLYSASFTEELSKILEKRKHTQLVEKLDESSV